TCCACTTTAACCAGCTCTGCTGGTACGCCCAGTTCCATCGCCGCTTGACTCGCTGCCTCGTAAAGTTTCTTGCAATTCATGCAACCGGAACCAATGATTTTAATAAGCAAAATATATTCTCCTTTCCCCCAATGGAATTTATTTGGGCTTATTCTCCGCTAATTTGTGCAAAAGTGACACTGTGTTCTCGGCCTGTAGTACAATGATCTCACCTATAAGATCCAGGACTTTAAAAATTTCGGGATGGGTCACAGAATAAATTACCTTTAGGCCTTCTTTGCGGCTGGTGATTAGATCCTGCCTCTTTAATATGGCTAAATGCTGGGAAACGTTAGACTGTTCCAGATCCAGACTTTCTGTAAATTCACAGACACATTTTTCTCCTTCCCGCAAAAATTCCAAGATCTTTACCCTTGAAGGATGGGCTAACGCTTTAAAAAGGTCTGCCTTAATCTGGAAGATTTTTTCCTGCATATTTACCTCCGAAATTAAGCTGAGTTATAATTTTGGTATATTATAATACATTTCCCAAAATTCCTAAAGTACCGCCAACAACCTTAACTTATTTCTTTTAAGTCATTAGATATATTACCTCTTCCTTAAATGGACGTCGGCAGAACCAGTTAATACATCTGTCTCTCCACTTCAGTAAAGAAGGCTCTACAATATGGAGTTAAAAAGATATCCGGTAAATAAGATGCCTGAACCTACTATGGCGATAAAAATTGCGAGCAACCTTGGTTTCAATACTCTTCGCAAAAGGATCATTTCCGGTACACTTAGAGCCGTTACTGCCATCATGAATGCCAGCGCTGTTCCCATGGCCACGCCCGCTCTGGTTAGTTCACTCACCAACGGTATAACCCCCGCCGCATTAGAATACAGAGGAATACCCACAGCCACAGCGATAAATACTGCTAGCGGGTTATCTTTACCTGCATATTTAGCTAAGGCGTTAGCTGGAATCCACCCGTGCATAAAGCCTCCAATGGCGATACCTATAATGACGTAGAACGAAATCTTCTTAAATAAATCCCTGGTAAACACCCAAGAATCGTACAGTCTCTCTTTAAATGTGGGTTCGGGTAAATCTAAAGCCGCATTACCTACTTTCATCTGGTAAACATATTCTTCCACATATTTTTCCAGTTTCAATTTACCGATAAGTATACCACTCACAATGGCTATGATTTCACCGGAAGCAATGTAAATTATGGCCGTCTTTAAGCCAAACATGCCGTATAAAAGCCCCACAGCCACTTCATTGACCATCGGTGCGGCAATCAGGTAGGAAAAAGTTACCCCCAATGGGACTCCAGCCTCTACAAAGCCGATAAAAAGAGGTACTGCGGAACAAGAACAGAATGGCGTAACTATGCCTAAAAGGGCGGCTAAAATATGTCCGACAAACGTGCTCCCTTTCTTTTTGGCAAGTATTTCCCTGGTTTTTTCCGGCGGAAAAAAACTTCTAAAAAAAGTAATAATATAGATGATCAAGAGCAATAAAATGAAAATCTTAATGGTGTCATAAATAAAGAAGTTCAAGGCGTCGCCAATTTTAGAACCATGGGCTATCTTAAAAACCTCATATACCAGCCAATCGGCCAATTTCTGCGTCCACGTGAACACAACAATCACTTCCTTATATACGCTGCATTCTATATTTGTTTGGTGTTCTTCATTTCAACTGTTCTAGGTCATTTGAATCACTTTTTACGTAATTTACAGGTAGCTACATTACAATTTTATAATATTATATATCTGTTATAAAGGTCAAGATAATTTATTTATCTTTATACGTTATTAGTCAATTACCTCTACTGTTACTAACAGGTAAAAATTGAGCATCTACGCCGACCAAATTAAAAATAAAAAAACCCTTTCGAATTAAACAAAGCGCCCAGGAGATATTTCCGGGCGCTAAAGTTTAGCCTTTTCCTTCCCGTAAAAGCTGTGCAAATTCATTGGGAAGACCGCTTTTTTCTATTGCTTGAGCCACATATTCCACATCATAAGGAACTTTGACAAAATCAACTTTTAAGTCATCGCCTTCCACGCCCAAAATGGCGTAAACTGCATTAGGGTCTCCGTGTTTGGGTTTGCCTACGCTTCCGGCGTTGACCAGGTGCTTATCTCCTAAAACTTTGTAAAAATGCTTGTGGGTATGACCGCACACCAGAATATCTGCTCCGCTCTGGTCAACAATCCTCTTCAACGTCTCTTCCGGCTTATCCTCAAAAAGGTATTCATTGATTTTCCTGGGGCTGCCGTGGACAACTTTTACCTTTAAGTCTCCCAGCTTGAAATCAATACTGGAGGGGGAGGCCTGCAAATATTTCTTGTTCTCTGCTGTAACTACCTTTTTCGTCCAATCTATAGATCGCTGCCCTAATTCTTTTGAATGGGGATCAGTATAAGCACAGCCGCATTCAGGTTTGTCAAAGCCAACGCCGTCATCATAGTTACCCATCACACAGGGGAGATTTTCCTTTTTGATGAGTTCAATCACTTCATTGGGGAAAGGCGCATACCCCACCAAATCCCCAGCGCAGTACACTTCCCTTATGCCCCGTTTTTTAATATCCTCTAGAACCGCTTCCAACGCTTTAATATTGCCATGAATGTCCGAAATAATAGCCACTGACATAAGATCACTCCTCAGGGATATATGTAAAAGTTATGCTCTTCCAATTTAAAGATTAGCAAGTGACCGCCTTTATTTTTTATTTGCTCTTGTGCTTCTCGAGAGATTTCAATTTGCATTGCATCACCTCTGACAGTTTTTCTCAGCACGCTGTTCCAAATGTTTACAAAGAGGAAAATCGGCACGCTGTTTAGGGCGTTGCTTTATAAAATTTTGTAAAGGAAGCCCGATAGCATGGGTGTAAATCGAGTTAA
This region of Zhaonella formicivorans genomic DNA includes:
- a CDS encoding permease is translated as MFTWTQKLADWLVYEVFKIAHGSKIGDALNFFIYDTIKIFILLLLIIYIITFFRSFFPPEKTREILAKKKGSTFVGHILAALLGIVTPFCSCSAVPLFIGFVEAGVPLGVTFSYLIAAPMVNEVAVGLLYGMFGLKTAIIYIASGEIIAIVSGILIGKLKLEKYVEEYVYQMKVGNAALDLPEPTFKERLYDSWVFTRDLFKKISFYVIIGIAIGGFMHGWIPANALAKYAGKDNPLAVFIAVAVGIPLYSNAAGVIPLVSELTRAGVAMGTALAFMMAVTALSVPEMILLRRVLKPRLLAIFIAIVGSGILFTGYLFNSIL
- a CDS encoding ArsR/SmtB family transcription factor, whose translation is MQEKIFQIKADLFKALAHPSRVKILEFLREGEKCVCEFTESLDLEQSNVSQHLAILKRQDLITSRKEGLKVIYSVTHPEIFKVLDLIGEIIVLQAENTVSLLHKLAENKPK
- a CDS encoding metallophosphoesterase family protein; amino-acid sequence: MSVAIISDIHGNIKALEAVLEDIKKRGIREVYCAGDLVGYAPFPNEVIELIKKENLPCVMGNYDDGVGFDKPECGCAYTDPHSKELGQRSIDWTKKVVTAENKKYLQASPSSIDFKLGDLKVKVVHGSPRKINEYLFEDKPEETLKRIVDQSGADILVCGHTHKHFYKVLGDKHLVNAGSVGKPKHGDPNAVYAILGVEGDDLKVDFVKVPYDVEYVAQAIEKSGLPNEFAQLLREGKG